TTTTTCCAATTTACTCTGTGTTATTTTTCATAATCATCCAGAAAATTCTCTGGAAGTCATTTTCCAGGTCAATCCTGTGAGCCAAATATAAAGCTGTCAAATATGTGCTCTTTCTCGCCCTTCATACTATATTCTGGttgatagttattttttatttttatttattgctcaCTGGATCATGCTACATTAGACAATGACAACCTCCCAGAGATGAGAataaggtggggcgcctgggtggctcagtcagtgaagcgtccgccttcggctcaggtcatgatcccagggtcctgggatcgagttccatgtcgggttccctgctcagccgggtgcttctccctctgcatgccattccccctgcctgtgctctctctctctctctgataagtaaatacaatcttaaaaaaataataataaggaaagaaaagtgcTATTTTGCTATTGCAGCCACCGTAGCAAGGGCCCTGTACATTTTGCTTGTGTGAGAGGGCTGAGTAAGGGCCGTGTTTCCAAGTCATTCCAGAGGTGCTATGTAACACCTCAGAGTTTGGTACTCATGCTCTGTCTTCTGCCTAGAACGACATTCCTCTTTTGTCCCCGGCTGACCTTTCCAGGATCAGCACAAATACTATGTCTTTGTGGGAGACTTTCCTCAGTAACTGCATGTCTGCTGCCTCTCCCCAGTAGAAAAGTTCTCTCTCTGTGCTTCTAAGGTAGATTGCTCAGACCTCTGTTACCTCTGTTTTAACACTCATCATATTGTATCATAATTTATGCATGTGCTCCCCACTCGGAATGACAGTCTGTGAATTTCAAATAACGGGATTATTCATACTGGTGTCCCTTGAGCTTAATATTCATACttacttaataaatgcttgttaaatgCTTGCATGAAcaaatggaagggagggaggaagagagggaaggagggaaggagggagaaagcctgggagacagggaaggagaaTCAGGTCAATACCTCCTGTGGCGATTAGCTGAGAGCAGGGCTTCGAGGCCTCTGGCCttagcagggaggagggtggaaggCAGTATTTTTCCGAGTTTGCAGGACCGCAGAGCGCACCAGGGCTGTGGGTGGCAAGTAGGAGAGGCATAGTAGTTAACTTCAGTGACAGAGAAGGGTTACAGGGAGGCGATAAATTCGGTTTCAAAAGCAAGTTTTGCTACTTCACAATTTTGCCTATCATCTGCTcaactcagaagaaaaataacagcaattGCTGAATCCTCAATAGCTGAAAAGTGCTCTTGGAGAAAACAACCTAAGGCCTCTATACTAGACAGCCACGTGTACATTATGTAGCAAAACCCTATTCCAAGGTTCTTACAGTGTAGAGTCTTGCTTTCTTCAAAACCACTGTCTTGGAAAAGAAATAAGGCCTGCATAAATAAAGCATGTAGTTGTGTGCGTTTTAATAACATTGAACGCTGGTATTCGAAGAAATAGTTATCTATTCAATCAGATCCTTACCTTCTTTATGCATGTCACTTTTGACAAATAAGAGTACAGGATGTGATAATCACTATAGAACCTGTGATCTATAGGCTCTTATTTAACCAGCACTGCTGATTACTTACCTATAATAGCTCTTGTGAATAAACTCATTTGCTGCCATCTTTTTCTGTTTGAtgaatactgttaaaaaaaaaaaaaggcatgcatTTGGTGACAACCTTCAACAAAAACTGATCCATTTAGTTGCTCTCTagagtaataattttttttttttggtgtttctctgtacttttttttttttttttggtgatgctCCAGGAAAAGGATTCTATAAGcatcaatgaatgaatcaataagCATGGGAACCTAAACTGTGCACATAATTGTTCTAGAATTTTTGGCCCTTTGGGCAATACAAAACAATTATATTCTCGTTATCAATGGAAAGTATTGTACCTTACATAGCTGACACACTTAAGTAGTCGAAGAGCTAAgtccttataaaaatatttttggggacacctggtgactcagttggttaagtgtctgactcttggtttctatgcaggtcatgatctcagggtcatgggatggagcccagctttgggctccccactcagcagggagttgacctgaggattttctctccctccccctacccgccaccctgctttctctctctctctctctcaaataaatgaataaatcttttaaaaaaatatttttcaaaatatttcctttcatatGTTGAGAAATATCAGGAATTTGTTTTCTGAGCCTGCCAATTAAATGAAAAGGGTCCTATCTTAGTAAAGCTTTCAGGTTTCAGTATTTACAGTCCTTCATTAAGGAAAATTAAAGTAGAAGAACTAAGTGATTTCTGAAGCATTAAAATACACATGCACTGGAAAATGATTTGTTTCCGTGCAAACTTTATATCTTGGTGAATCATTTCCATTTGAGTGTTTTGATTGCAGTTTCCCCACTATGCGGCATAAATGAGATTACTGGCTTGAAGGAGTGGGGAGGTAATTAGCCTATCTCCTACCAAGCCATCTGTATTTTCTGTGACTGCACAAGGTGTCGTAGAGAAATTACCTGGAACTGATTAAACCTCGGGAGAAGTGGGGGAAATTCTGCATTTCAGAGTGGTTCTGCCAGAGAACGCGATCGCCCTCTGGGTTGCATTTACAAGCACAATTTGGTGACGCAACTCTGGCCACTTCGCCACCAGGGAGTAAGAGGAAAGGGGCCGGATTCCTCCGGTAGGAAGACGCTCTGGACCAAAGAAAGAGGCTGGCGACGGGAAGGAAGAACAGATCAAGCGTTTGAATAGCAGCCACAGGGCAACCCAAAGCCTGTGCAGAGTTAAGAGGCCCGTGTCTCACACCATTCCCCCGTCTACCAACCCCCCTACCGCATCCACCCGCCGCTGTGTGTCACCTTCCTGTTCGGAAGTCTTAGTAGGTTGCTGGGACAGAACAGGGGGCGCCTGCTCCACCCTTCAGGTATCCGGTTGGAAGAAAAACCAGTCTCAACAACTTGATTCTCTACGTTAAATGATAAGTTTAGCAGACGGTCCGTCTCCAACTGCCCAACATTAGggtagggggaggaaggagaacatCAGAGGTTCCTTTTCTGTTCCAACCACAAATCATATGGTTGTGCCTCTTCTCTATTCCACTTAGAGCCCTCTAACTTGAATTCCATGTTCCTCCTGGAATGCATGTGGCAGAgcttctttgaaaatatgaacaCTCTGcatgtgttttgaattttttctggACTGATTTGTGATGATAATCAGTCAAAGTTAAATTTCTTGTGTGTCTTACTGGGGGTGTAATAAACGCAGGACGCTGATGACTGTAATTTTCTGAGTGATGTTGCAATGGAGAGAATAAATGGCCCAGTGTTGAACTTTGCAGCTTGCTCCCTTCCTGTATGTAAATTGCCTTTATATAAAGTGGGGTGCATAACAGAGCAGGACAGCTGTCTTGCGCTCCTCTGCTCCCCGTCACCTCGGCTTCCAGCCTTATCAGGCGCATAGCAGGGAGGTTATTCCAGCCATAACTGAGCTCGACCTCCAACCTCCAGAAAGTAATCCCCGACCTTCATATCCTCGGCAACCTGAAGAATGAAAGAGGAAGCTATACAATCCCCTTTGAAAGGTTTGTGTACTTTTATTACTATACTTTGGAGGGGATGGGTAAACCGAAGATGCTTTAGAGGATCTGAGGTTCCTTGGCCTGGGGAAGGCACAGGAGGTGAGGACGCAGGGGACGGTGTCTGATGGAAGGTTTCTCAGTTTCACATTTTAAGAACAAACAAGCAGAAATCTTGGTGCAGGTTGGTGTTTCTGGGCAGTCTTTGCcacatctgtgctctctctctcttttattaagttcaattagccaacagatagtacatcattagtttctgatataGTGATTCAtgggttgcatataacacccagggcaaATTTGCTCTCTTTAAAAGGGGGCGGAGTGGTATGGGATAAGGGACCGGCTGGGCTAGTTGAAATGGAACACGCAATATGGGGGGCACTGGCGGTAACATAGTAGTATTGTATGAAGAATCCATGGAAGAGGAAGCAGTAATGGGCCAGTTACTGTGATTTGGAGTTTCCTAAACCTTGCTTGAGTTGGGAGCGTCAGTATCAGGCACTGAGAAGTGTTTTAACGGTGGGTGCTGAGCAACGGTTCCCAGCCACTCTCCAGGACAGATGTGTGTTCCCTTCTCCCAGTCTGGGGCTGTTGCAACTGAGCAAACCAAGAAGCCTCGGAGGCTACAGATCATATTAGGGCAAATGAGGTGGCTGTACCTGCAAAACAAATCCCTGCCCAGGACGAAAGAAAAACCGCTTCACATGCTATTCTTGGGTTTGACAGCCGGTATTTCGGAGTGTGTCAGACCCAGTAAGCAACTCAAAAATGGCAGGGCCCTTGACAGGGGGTCAGGGCAGGGCAGCCACCGCAGAGAGCACCAGCAAGCGCTGGGTACCGGCCCTGCAAACCTTAGTGACTTGCAGCCGCCGTCTCCCGTTCCAGCGGCCCCGTAGCTCTGCTCGTGGCTCCCCCGCCCAGCGCTGGCCCGAGTCCCCGCGCCGGCGGTCAAACTGCAGCGCCCAGGCATGTCCCAGCGGCGGGGGGACAGGAAGGCCCCGCACCACTGCTCTGCCAAGCTACCCTCTCTCCTCCGCTTTCTGGAGCGCAGGCACCGGGCTACTCTTTCACGAGGGCGCGAGTCCCAGTTTACTTGGGACTTGGGAGAGAAAGTAAGGTGGTTAAACTGTAAGAAGACTCCCGGGTCAGCCCTGAAATAAACCGGAGGGGTAGGGAAGAcgaggacaaactgagggtttttaaGACAATGTAACGCGACCTTGCAGAGTTTTCAGgtgggagagcgggagagggaatcGGGGAGTCGCCGCCGCCCGGGGTCACGCCAGGTCGGCGCCTCGCGCGGAGCCACCACTCCCCGAACTTGCCACTTCCTCACGTGTTCATGGCGTGGCGGAGATTaaagatgcaagaaaaaaaattacaggcggAACGGACAGAATGTTCTCAAagattagggggaaaaaaagtgaaatgcagattgtacttttttttttttcccttagtgcAGAGACGAACTTTATTTCCGCCCCCTCCCCTACACATTCctgacctctccctcccccttccctctttctttccttccttcctccgcTTCCAAGTTCTGGGATTTTGCAGCCTTGCTTGGCTTTGGCCAAAAGCACAAAAAAGGCGTTTTCGGAAGCGGCTCGGCCGTGCACAAGggccatttgtttgttttgggtctCAGGGCAGGAAATCTTGCCCGGCCTGAGTCACGGCGGCTCCTTCAAGGAAACGTCAGTGTTCTCCAGTCGCCCTCGCCCGCTGCGCGCCCGGCGGCCGCTGCCCATGGGGGAGATGCAGGGCGCGCTGGCCAGGGCCCGGCTCGAGTCTCTGCTCCGGCCCCGCCACAAAAAGAGGGCCGAGGCGCAGAAACGCAGCGAGTCCTTCCTGCTGACCGGCCTGGGTAAGCGCCGCGGCCGCCACGCGGGGACTGTCCCGCTCCGCCGCTAGTCGCTCGGCTCCGGCGAGAGGGACCGGGGGTGGGTGCGCGTTCGCAGGGCGGAGGGACGGAGAACGGGAGAGAGGGCGGCGGGAGCAGAGGACCCGCCCGGCGTCCCGGACCCACGGTGACCCCGCAGATGAGGGCGCGCGGGGCCACCCTCGTCCGACGGACACCTCGGGCTGGTGGTGCGCGGCCGCCGGGTGGGGGCTGACGAGGCTGCCgggggagtgaggggagagggctggctcCGGGACCGGGAGGGAGTCGGCAGTCAGGGTTTGACAAACCAGAGCGGGCATAGAGCCACCGGCTGGCCGAGCACCGGGCGGAAAGCGCCCCAGTGCCGGGACTCTGATTCCCTAGCTGGGCGGAATAAATGAGAAAGGTGGAAAATTACCCCGGACtctcccttcccccgccccctccgcctGCGGTTTCCCTCTCTCCGGCCAGGGAGCCGAGAGAGGCAGGTAACAGACCCGCGCCGGGCCTCCCGGGCAGTCCccgagcccccccgcccccgccccgggcttGTCCTCCGGCCGGGGGTCGAACCGTCCGCCACCGTCCGGGAGTGAGCAGCCTGCCGGGCTGCGCGACCGCCGGAGGCGGGGcttgggggcggggcctgggcggggCCGCTTCCTCATTGTCGCGTGGGCCCCGCCCCTGCGGCGGCTCAGGGCTTATAAAGCGGGCGGCGAAGCGCCCGGCCAGTGTTGGCTGAGCAAGTCTCCCGTCAGTAACGTCTCCCTGCGCGCTCTGTCTGCGGAGATGACGGTGAAAACCGAGGCTGCTAGGGGCACCCTCACTTACTCCAGAATGAGGGGAATGGTAGCAATTCTCATCGGTGAGTGTAGAAATTAATACTGAACTTCTAGGATATGCGAGgtggaaatttttttaaggtcGCGCGTCAGATGAGTGTGTGTGGCGTCGGACGTTACGAAGCCATCTAGACGtttgtttatttctcctctcttaatTCACAGCTTTCATGAAACAGAGGAGGATGGGCCTGAACGACTTTATTCAGAAGATTGCCAATAACTCCTATGCATGCAAACAGTAAGTTTTGGGGAGgactgggagaaataaaaataagtagtaGAGTTTCAGCTTACCAGCAGTAAAGACACATTCTCATCAGAGGATTGATCAGAAAGCTGAAGCCTTCCCCGAGGGTGGGAGCCCTTTTCTCTTTTAAGTCCCggttgaaaacattttaaacattaaaactaATGGGCTGATTTGGCCAGCCCTAGAGCTGTAAGATAAAATATTCATGTTTGCCTAATTCACCCCCTGTTGCCATGAAGAACAACCCTCATCCCTGTATTTAACtgggtttattattttctttggctATTACTTTCTTTAACTGAGTAATTTCTTTGGATGTTTTTGGTTGAAACACTCTGAACGGTTGGGGAAAAGTTGAGCCAGAAACTACTGGTGTTGCTGTGCCCCCTTGTGTCGAGTTAAGGAGGTTCTAAGTCGTTCCTTTCTCTTTAGCCCTGAAGTTCAGTCCATTTTGAAAATCTCCCAACCTCAGGAGCCTGAGCTTATGAATGCCAACCCTTCTCCTCCAGTAAGTATTCTCTATTTGTGATGCTTCTGTAGAGGAATCTTGTAAATGAGTCAGTTAGTATTCCTACATTGATGGATTACAATAGCATTTCTAGAAATTCGTATTAAGACAGGAATGCCTAGTTAATGGCATAACAAGTGACATAGCACTTACTTAACTATTGAGTCAGTGAAGTATTTTAAAAGGCCTATTGCCTCAAAGTTTTATCTGGTTACAACACGATTGTGTACAATTTCCATACTCCCATTTGAAATATTAATGTGTACGGATGAAAAGTAGTCTTGGTTGTGTCTATGATGTGTGGTGGCTTGCCTCAGTCATTTGCAGATGTAGTGTCTTTTACATTGCCTGTCCTTGATTGTTGTGTTCCTTTGAAGCAAGGATactaaaagaaaacttttcttttccagCCAAGTCCTTCTCAGCAAATCAACCTTGGCCCATCATCCAATCCTCATGCTAAACCATCTGACTTTCACTTCTTGAAAGTGATTGGGAAAGGCAGTTTTGGGAAGGTAATTTCAGATCTGAAGACCTCATAATTTATAGTCTTTCATTCACATTCATTTAACATTCTCCGTGGGTATAGGtagcaaaatgatttttttttaattgaaattccaGGTTCTTCTAGCAAGACACAAAGCAGAAGAAGCATTCTATGCAGTCAAAGTTTTACAGAAGAAAGCCATCCTGAAAAAGAAGGAGGTACGAAATGCATTTGATGGACTGGACCTGAATGAAAATAGACATTCATTGAGTGGTTTTACCTTGGAATTTGGGTACCAAGTTGAAATTTGCCACTAAATCTTTAATTGTCCTTTTTCTAGGAAAAGCATATTATGTCGGAACGGAATGTTCTACTGAAGAATGTGAAACACCCTTTCCTGGTGGGGCTTCACTTCTCTTTCCAGACTGCTGACAAATTGTACTTTGTCCTTGACTACATCAACGGTGGAGAGGTGAGTGGCGGGAATATGAGCTAACCTTTGGATGTCTGGGCATTGGCATTCCTGGTTTTAGTTTGAGAGGAAAGTTTTTCAATGATATTTAGGGGGTAAAAGTTACCAGAATTAGCCTTTCCTTCAACCTGAAGGTTGGAAATAGTTAACAGACTATTTAAGGCCACTTCCTGCAATTGTCCCCTTTAGCTATATATGTCGAGACTTAATTAAATGCATTGTTATCAAGCCTTGGCAACCCAGCCTAACTTTGTTCTGTCTCCTGCAGCTGTTCTACCATCTCCAGAGGGAGCGTTGCTTCCTGGAACCACGGGCTCGCTTCTATGCTGCTGAAATAGCCAGTGCCTTGGGTTACCTGCACTCCCTGAACATCGTTTATAGGTAAGCTGGAGAGCTCTCAAGGTTACCTTCCCAggtagaaaggagaaaggagaccgAGCCCTAGTCTTTGACAGagccttaaaataattttgtatttatgtacAGCTTGGTCACCTAAAACCAGATCCCCTGGCATGTGAGCTGCCTTGACTCCATGCCACCAGGGAACTAGCCAGCTAGGATTGTGCCTAATCCAGAATAGATTAGCAAAACAAggactccctttttttttattcactataCAGCTACAGTGAATTGGAAATGCTTCTGACACCCCGAGCTATTATTTCACAGAGGCTTTCTTATGAAGTGAAATTAACTGacacaacttttttctttttctttttctttttttcttttgcagagaCTTAAAACCAGAGAATATTCTGCTGGATTCACAGGGACACATTGTCCTTACTGACTTTGGGCTCTGCAAGGAGAACATCGAACACAATGGCACGACATCCACCTTCTGTGGCACGCCTGAGGTAGGCGCACTCTCCACTTAGTGCCTGGTCTGCCCCCTCCTGGGAGAGCCAAGTGCAAAAATCAAGTACTACCAGAAAGATAGATTGTTCTTGGAGGTTTCTCAGTCCAATTGAGTGCAAGGAAAATACATTTGCTGTTTGGTGCAGCATGAGAAATCCCAAGGCCTCGTGTTGCTTTCATTAAGACCAGCTGTTTGCAAAAGCCATGCCATAGAAAGGTTGTAAATTCCCACGTAAGCTATCTCTTGGGTGCCCAGTCGCTTCCTAAATACCAGTACACATACCTGGCCAGTCAGCCTCCAAGTCCAGCAGTTTTATCAGGAAGTGATGTAAAGAAATGTATCCTGCAAGTGGATCCAGGGTCTCAGCCCTTTCAAAGTGCATGCCTGGTCGCGGGATTGCCCGGTTTCACAGACTTCTAAACTCTGTTTTCCTGCCTTCTGTTTCAGTATCTCGCCCCCGAGGTGCTCCATAAGCAGCCTTATGACAGGACCGTGGACTGGTGGTGCCTGGGGGCCGTCTTATATGAGATGCTGTATGGCCTGGTGAGTAGCGCGTTGAGAGCCATGGAATCTTGCCCCTGGTTTGATAGTGCTCCCTAGAATGTGGTCGTCTTAAAATCCAGACTTATCAGGGTGCACAAGCCCCATTGCAGACCTGGTCGTTGTGTTTTGCCCCTTTATCAATAAGCTTATCAGATGCTGATAAGAGAGGCCCATTGGTTATTTTGTAAGTGTTTTAGAGTAAGCTCttagtgaatttttcttttgtaaattcaCATTTGACTAGCTATGACCCCCTTAACCCATGTGAGAGAAAATGTGGCTTATTAGTATCTACTCCCTGATAAGGGTCGcgaaatagacattttaaaaatccagggcAAAGAAAACCTATTAAGGAAAGACTTGGTCAAATCTCGCTTAACCTGGTTGAAGACTTTTTCTCTGTTGGTCGTGTGTGCCATACAAACGTTCCAGCTGAGCGTTAATTTCCCCTCTTCTTTCAGCCTCCTTTTTACAGCCGAAACACAGCTGAGATGTATGACAACATTCTGAACAAGCCCCTCCAGCTGAAGCCAAATATTACCAATTCTGCCAGACACCTCCTGGAGGGCCTCCTGCAGAAGGAGAGGACGAAGAGGCTGGGCGCCAAGGACGACTTCGTGAGTACCTTTTTCCCGTTCTCCTGGGCTGTCTGGGAAGCACACCAGATCCCCACTGcccttcttaaattccacctgtCTAAACTCATCTCCCGTTTCTTCTCGACAGATGGAGATTAAGAATCATGTCTTCTTCTCCCTGATTAACTGGGATGATCTCATTAATAAGAAGATTACTCCCCCTTTTAACCCAAATGTGGTGAGTATCTCTTTCTTCCGAGTATGGGAGGGCCCAAAGGACACTTCTTGCAGTCAAGAGTTGTTGGTGGTAGAGGGGAGGGCCCTGAGGAATACATTGGCAGATCTTTTATTCACAAACCATTATTTTCCCTAgataaaaagtagaatttttgtCCCAACCAAGCTAACATAACCTTTCCACACATTCACCAATTACAGTATCAAAGGATAAAAAGTGAACACTCTCCTCGTTACTTAAATTTTATGTGGCCTGTGGGTTTTTTGCCTGAAATAGATGGTTATCATGGGAGTTTCCATATAGTACCCCAAAGACACGAGCTCCAGTATTTCAAGCCCAAAATGAGCATTTTCCTGTCCTGTCGGCACACTGAATTCTTGACactgagtggttttttttttttttcttccctcaatAGAGTGGACCTAGCGACCTGCGGCACTTCGATCCTGAGTTCACCGAAGAGCCGGTCCCCAACTCCATCGGCAGGTCCCCCGACAGCATCCTCCTCACAGCCAGCGTCAAGGAAGCGGCCGAGGCCTTCCTAGGCTTTTCCTATGCTCCTCCTATGGACTCTTTCCTCTGAACAGTCCTCGGGGTGGTCTTgaaggattttgtgtgtgtgtgtgtgtgtgtaagcgtTTTAGTTAGCCTCGTGGCAGAGCTGCCCGCTGACAGGACATCTTAAAAGAGAATTTGCACATCTCTGGAAGCTTGCACATCTTGGCAGTCTTATTGCACACTGTTTGCTGGAAGCTTTTTGAAGAGCACATCCTCCTCAGTGAGCTCAtgaggttttcatttttattcttccttccaaCATGGTGCTATCTCTGCAATGAGCATTTACGTGCCGCCATAGACAGATGCAGTAGTCTTTTATTAGGATGATGCAGTTCTAAGAATGGTTTTCGGAAGGTCTGTCTGGGCCGTGATAACGAATCTTATGAAATGTGCCTTTTCTGATGAGATCGTGTTAGCTCCAAAGCTTTTCCTATTGCAGAGTgtttcagttctttatttttccttgtggATTTACTGTGTGAACAGTGGTATGAGTGTGGTATGCTTGATCACAGATGGGTTTAGTTCTAAGCATCAATGTGACACTTGCAGGACACTACAATGTGGGACATTGTTTGTTTCTTCCATATTTGGAAGATAAATTTATGTGTAGaccgttttgtttttttttttgtaagatacagttaataactaaaatttattgaaaatggTCTTGCAATGACTTGTATCCAGATGCTTAAAGAAAGCATTGCTGctacaaatatttctatttttagaaagggTTTTTATGGACCAATGCCCCAGTTGTCAGTCAAAGCCTggtattttcattgtttaaaatgtcacctgtaaaatgggcattatttatgtttttcttttttttttgcattcctgATAATTGTATGTATTGTATAAAGAAAGTCTGTACATTGGGTTATAGCACTAGTATATTTAAACTTACAGGCTTATTTGTAATGTAAACCaccattttaatgtactgtaatTAACATGGTTATAATATGTACaattctttcccccctccccaccacacaactttttttgtgtgtgataaaCCAACTTTGGTTTGCAATAAAACCTCgaaaaatatttacatgaattgtgttgtgtgtgttattttgtatatttccatTGGGGCTGAGTGGGGTGCAGAGGGGTAACAATGGGTCCAATATAACCCTGGGAAACTGCTGTACTTTGCAGCTCAGTGGTTGGCCTCCAACAGTAGCAGCTTCAGACTCCAGGGAGGTATAGAGTGGTCCTAAAGCCAGGTAATCTTCCAGGTCTTAGCAGTGTTTTATGATGTCAGTCAAACAAACCCTTTTCAATGTACAAATCCATTTCACAAGGACAGCCATGAAGccatgttctctgtatttattgccTACCCTCTGAAGTTGGCTGTTTGTCCTGACATCTGGCTTGCCTAAAGTAACAGGTAATTCTTTCAACAACTACTTTGGGTACCTACTCTTGGGCCAAGCCCTGCTCTAGCGCTGGGGAGGTAGCAGTGGGCAAAGCAGACAAATCTTTGCCCTTAAAAAGCCTAATGGAAAAGGCAAACTTTCTCAATAAAGCAGTTTGTTGAAATGGAAGCCAAGATAATAGTTGAAGCAGAACACTGCTGAAGATGGTGGGGATGTTTGTCATAAAGGGATATGTCCCCAAGAAGCTGAGCTGGCGGAACTTCTGGTTTCTGAGAGCACCCACAGCTGAATGGAGTCTGGGGCCAGCTCAGAGAAGGACTCCTGAGGAGCCAGTCCCTGTGTAGACCAGCAGCTGCTTAAGGCGGCCCCGCTGACTGTGGGTCTGGTGTGCGGAGGCCAGTCGTGGGGCCCATCCCACTGCAAAACCTactgaggaagaagggaaaatactAAGATACTAAGAGTTCATCATTTTGAGTCCAAATTGtactttttcacttttctagGCCTGTCACACAAATACCTGGCAAATAGGGAGTCCTCAAACAGCTGATGGCTGCTGCCGTGACCTCTAAGCGCCGTGACCTCTAAGCCCGCTGCGCTGCCTTCACCCGACCTCTCCGTTTAACCAGGGATTCCACCAGGAAAGTTGTGGTCGTCTTCCCCTATATCCTGGTTCTTACGActcacttcacacacacacaccctctcccccAACACACCCCCGTTCCTCCCAAGGCTTCTAAGGGCTGAACAGGTATTTGGAGATGCCTTAGTTCTTCCCCCTGGTAACCCACTGAAGGAAGGGGACCAAAGTGAGTCAATGACTTCTCGTTGAATGTGGGCCCCCCTTTGCATTTGAGATGCTATTGGACCTACAGACGCTAGCTAGCTGCATGTTAAATCCCCTCCCAGACACACAGGCCAAAGTCAACTAGAGCAACAAAGAGAATCTAAAGCCTGCATTTTCCTAATAAAGATTGATAACCAGCTCTGACTGGGAGACGATTTGCCTATCTTCCCCTCATTCTCATTATCGATAAGGGTTACGAATTCCTTCTTGAACAATGAGCGCTTGAATCACATTTTTATTGGGACACAGTTCTTGCAGGTTGAGCATCTCCAATCTAATTATAGATAGAGGGGCTAGGTGTGGATGACagagctttttacttttttaacgtAGAAATTTGGTTTATTGGGTTATAGTCCATCACTGTAGAGGATCTCATTGTGTTGCTCGGGAACAGATAAGAGCAGAGGAG
Above is a window of Zalophus californianus isolate mZalCal1 chromosome 7, mZalCal1.pri.v2, whole genome shotgun sequence DNA encoding:
- the SGK1 gene encoding serine/threonine-protein kinase Sgk1 isoform X3, with translation MKEEAIQSPLKAFMKQRRMGLNDFIQKIANNSYACKHPEVQSILKISQPQEPELMNANPSPPPSPSQQINLGPSSNPHAKPSDFHFLKVIGKGSFGKVLLARHKAEEAFYAVKVLQKKAILKKKEEKHIMSERNVLLKNVKHPFLVGLHFSFQTADKLYFVLDYINGGELFYHLQRERCFLEPRARFYAAEIASALGYLHSLNIVYRDLKPENILLDSQGHIVLTDFGLCKENIEHNGTTSTFCGTPEYLAPEVLHKQPYDRTVDWWCLGAVLYEMLYGLPPFYSRNTAEMYDNILNKPLQLKPNITNSARHLLEGLLQKERTKRLGAKDDFMEIKNHVFFSLINWDDLINKKITPPFNPNVSGPSDLRHFDPEFTEEPVPNSIGRSPDSILLTASVKEAAEAFLGFSYAPPMDSFL
- the SGK1 gene encoding serine/threonine-protein kinase Sgk1 isoform X1, coding for MGEMQGALARARLESLLRPRHKKRAEAQKRSESFLLTGLAFMKQRRMGLNDFIQKIANNSYACKHPEVQSILKISQPQEPELMNANPSPPPSPSQQINLGPSSNPHAKPSDFHFLKVIGKGSFGKVLLARHKAEEAFYAVKVLQKKAILKKKEEKHIMSERNVLLKNVKHPFLVGLHFSFQTADKLYFVLDYINGGELFYHLQRERCFLEPRARFYAAEIASALGYLHSLNIVYRDLKPENILLDSQGHIVLTDFGLCKENIEHNGTTSTFCGTPEYLAPEVLHKQPYDRTVDWWCLGAVLYEMLYGLPPFYSRNTAEMYDNILNKPLQLKPNITNSARHLLEGLLQKERTKRLGAKDDFMEIKNHVFFSLINWDDLINKKITPPFNPNVSGPSDLRHFDPEFTEEPVPNSIGRSPDSILLTASVKEAAEAFLGFSYAPPMDSFL
- the SGK1 gene encoding serine/threonine-protein kinase Sgk1 isoform X2, translated to MTVKTEAARGTLTYSRMRGMVAILIAFMKQRRMGLNDFIQKIANNSYACKHPEVQSILKISQPQEPELMNANPSPPPSPSQQINLGPSSNPHAKPSDFHFLKVIGKGSFGKVLLARHKAEEAFYAVKVLQKKAILKKKEEKHIMSERNVLLKNVKHPFLVGLHFSFQTADKLYFVLDYINGGELFYHLQRERCFLEPRARFYAAEIASALGYLHSLNIVYRDLKPENILLDSQGHIVLTDFGLCKENIEHNGTTSTFCGTPEYLAPEVLHKQPYDRTVDWWCLGAVLYEMLYGLPPFYSRNTAEMYDNILNKPLQLKPNITNSARHLLEGLLQKERTKRLGAKDDFMEIKNHVFFSLINWDDLINKKITPPFNPNVSGPSDLRHFDPEFTEEPVPNSIGRSPDSILLTASVKEAAEAFLGFSYAPPMDSFL
- the SGK1 gene encoding serine/threonine-protein kinase Sgk1 isoform X4, whose protein sequence is MVNKDMNGFPVKKCSAFQFFKKRVRRWIKSPMVSVDKHQSPSLKYTGPSVMHIPPGEPDFESSLCPTCLGDHAFQRGVLPQEKESCSWETQSGCEAKEPCNHASILTKPDPRAFWTNDDSAFMKQRRMGLNDFIQKIANNSYACKHPEVQSILKISQPQEPELMNANPSPPPSPSQQINLGPSSNPHAKPSDFHFLKVIGKGSFGKVLLARHKAEEAFYAVKVLQKKAILKKKEEKHIMSERNVLLKNVKHPFLVGLHFSFQTADKLYFVLDYINGGELFYHLQRERCFLEPRARFYAAEIASALGYLHSLNIVYRDLKPENILLDSQGHIVLTDFGLCKENIEHNGTTSTFCGTPEYLAPEVLHKQPYDRTVDWWCLGAVLYEMLYGLPPFYSRNTAEMYDNILNKPLQLKPNITNSARHLLEGLLQKERTKRLGAKDDFMEIKNHVFFSLINWDDLINKKITPPFNPNVSGPSDLRHFDPEFTEEPVPNSIGRSPDSILLTASVKEAAEAFLGFSYAPPMDSFL